CTGTTTCGACCGGCAGGCTGACCGTTCGAAGTTCCTTTGTGCTCGACTAGAGAGAGGTCCGATATGGGGCGGTCCGTCGTCCGTAGCGTGTGGTCCGAACTGGTCGACGATGGGCCGGTACTCGTCTTCTCGGCCGGTCTCGTCCTGTTGTCCGCCGTCCTCGAGATCGGCTGGCCATCGATCGCGACCGTCGGCGGTACCATGATCGCGGTACGGACGCTCGAAGCACTGCGATCGGCCGCCGGCATCCCGCCGTTCGGTTCGGGACTCGTCATCGGCGCAGGTGTCACGGGCTACAGCGCGTCGCTGCTTCGGACCGAGGTTTCGTGGGTGGCCGTCTCGTTCCTCCTCGTCGGCGCGTGGTTCGTTCTCGACGCGTGCTACGAGTGGCGTCGAGGGATCACGCCGCCGGACGGCTCGGCCGAAGAGCTGATCGCGACCACGCTTCACGAATCGTCGATGGCGCTTCCACCCGACCGGATCGCCGATCGAACGGGACTCACGCTCGAGGTGGTCGAGCGAACGCTCGCGGAGCGAGCCGACGACGGCGTCATCGAACGGGTCGGAAACCGTTATACGATTCGCGAACGGACGGCAGCGCCGGTCGACCGTCTCTGGAACGCGCTCCCCCACCATCTCCGGCTGTTTTCGGGGCGATCCTGGCGAGAGTAGCTCCTCATTCGTCGGCGCTCCTCTCGTCCCGTTCGCCGGTATCCGCCGACTCGACCCGTTTACCAGTCTCCGTCGGGACCACCCGTCGGTCGGCGTCCGCCCACTCCCGCTCGAGCTCCCGTCCCTCGAACAGCCGATCGAGAAAGACGGCGAGCCCGGCCACTTCGGAGTGGGGCTGGTTGGTGACGCCGACGTTCCAGTCGGCTGCCTCGTAGACGTCGAACGGAACCTTCTCGGAGCCGACGACGATCAGGAGCGGGTCGCCCTCGCCCGCGTGTGCCGCTCGGATGTCCGACTCCACGTCCTGAACGCGCTCGCCGTACATCGTGAGGTGGACGACCCGCCCTTCCCAGTTGTTGATGATTCCCTGGGGCGAATCGGTGAGTTCGGCCTCGAAGGGACCGCCGAACCGCTCGGTGATGTCCGTGACGGTCTCGAGCGACTGGCCGGCGTTGTCGGGAAAGAGGACGCGGTCGGCACCCAGCGCCCGGGCGGTCAGGCCGACGTGGGTCGTCATCCGATCGTCCCGGCCGGGGCGGTGGCCGAGCCGAAGGACGGCGACCGCGGGATCGTCGTGCATGCTCGAGTGCACTCTCGGGCGGGGTTAGGGGGTTTCGCTTTCCGCCCGGCGAGCGGCACGAATTCACCGACTGTCAGTTCTCCGCCCGCATCCGGCACCGGGATCTCCAGTCCCGCGGGCGGTACGGACGAGAGCTGGCCACCAGCGCCGTCCCGAAGTTGCTGCCGTCGGTTACTCTTCCATCTTGGTCGCCACGCGTCTCTTCGAGGGATCGATCGTTCACTCCGCCGCACTCACGGAACACGTGACGGCTGTGTCCGGGTGCGAACGCCGTTCAGTCCGCACAGCACTCGAGCGATCTGGCTCGGAAACGAGTGCGTGACGAAATTATAAGCGGTTACGTTCCATCGAACACGATATGGAAAAAGTCAACGAGTCGGCCGTCGACTGGCGGGAGTACGACCGCGAGGAAACCGCGTTCCGCCGGAAAGAGCTCTCGAACGCCGTCGACGCGTCGGCCATCGGCTGCAGCCTCTACGAGCTCCCGCCTGGAAAGCGCTCGTGGCCGTACCACTACCACACGGCGAACGAGGAGGCGATCTACGTGCTGGCCGGCGACGGCCAGCTGCAGACGGACGACGGCCTCGAGCCCCTGACGGCCGGCGACTACGTGACGCTGCCGGCCGACGAGCGCGGCGGTCACAGGATCGTCAACGACGGCGAGGAACCGCTCCGATATCTGGCCGTCTCGACGATGAACGAACCGGACGTGACGGTGTACCCGGAGATGGACAAGTTCGGCGTCTTCGTCGGCTCGCCGCCGGGCGGTCGCGACGAACGGCCGCTCGAGGGTTACTACCGCATCGACGACGAGACGGAGTACTGGGACGAGTGAGCCGCCAGCCTCCCGCGGCGATCGGTCTCGGCTGCGAGACGACTGCCGGTCGACCGCTCGAGTGGCGGGCCGCCGCGAGGGGGCGCGGCCGAGGCCGGAGCCGTCGCCGAGGGGACGTCGATGCGGCCGTCGATAGGCTTTTTCCGACACCCTGCGAAACGCTCGCACAATGATCGAATTCGGGAGTCGGGTGGTCGGCCGATGACGGGGGCTCGCGAGTGGCTACGGACCGCTCGCGAGGAGCGGTGGGGGATACTGACCGATCTCGCGTTCGCGGTCGTCTGGGTGACGATCGTCGAGACCGTCGACCACTTTCTCGGGACGCCGACCTGGGTGTACTACATGCTCATGCTCGCGGGGGTCGTCGCGTACTTCGGCTTCATCTGGAACTTCGAACTCGCGATCAGGCGCCAGAACCAGTAGCGTCGAACGCTCGACGGCCGGTTCCGCGAAGGTCGCCGTCGACGAGCTCGTGGAATCGTCTCGCATCCCGCGCCAGCGACATCGCCGCCGCTCCGCGGGGTAGCGTCCCGAAAAAACGCCGCCTCGGTCCGCCGGTCGCCTCAGTCCTCGTCGATGACGAGGACCGGTGCGCGGGTCGACCGGAGCGTCCGTTCGGTGACGCTGCCGAGCAGTGCCCGTCTGACCCCCGAACGACCGTGCGATCCCATCACGACGAGATCGATGCCGTTGTCGTCGACGTAGTTGGCGATCATCGAGTGGGGTCTGCCCGCCGAGACGTGTTCGACGGTGTCGATCCCCCGCTCGGCCGCGCGATCGGTCACGTAGCCGGTAGCGCGTTCGGCGCGCTCCCGCACTTCGTCCATCTCGCCGTACTGGCCCTGCTCGATGCGATCGAGCTGCTCGCCGCCGAGGCTGAGACTCATCGCGTTGGTATCGACCACGTACAGGGCGTGCACCTCGGCCCCGTACTGTTCGGCGAGATCGAGCGCGTGCTCGACCGCCGTCTCGGCCGTCTCGCTACCGTCAGTCGGAATCAGTATTCGTTCGTACATGGGGTTAGTCGTCCGCGGGTTCGCCGCCGTCGGTCACGACGTCTTCGGCGGTCTGTTGCTGGCGCATCGGTTCGGGGCTGTGACACTGCCGGACGACCCGCTTGGTCTCCATGTCCGGCTCGTCAGTCAGCAGCGACACGGTGATCGTGACGATGAAGACGATCGGCAGGGTGATCAGCGCCGAGCCGATAGCCGGCATCCACTGTGCCAGGCCCGCCGACAGCGGGGCCTCGAGCGACGAGACGTAGTTCGGCACGATCTGGTTGATCATCGGGATCGACCAGAGGACCAGCCCGGTGGTCATGCCGGCGAGCGCGCCCTGTCGGTTGGCGTTCTCCCACCACATCCCGATGAAGAACATCGGGAACAGCACGGAGCCGGCGAGCGAGAACGCGTAGCCGACGAGCGCGGCGATCGACGACGCGGGGTCGAGCGCAGCCAGCGTGGTCAGCGCGCCCAGCGCGACGATCGAGAGGCGACCGACGAGGATCTGCTGGCGCTGCGTCGCGTCCTCGTTGATGATGTTGGTGTAGATGTCGTGGCTGATCGCCGAGGAGCCGGCGATGAACAGCCCGGCGACCGTCGCGATGGCCGCCGCGATACCGCCGGCGGCGACCAGTCCGACGAACCACTGCGGGAGCCCCGACAGCTGAGCCGCCAGCACGACGATGACCTCGCTGGCTGCACTGGCCATACCGGGATCACCGTACGTCGCGCGGACGTTCTGGCTGTAGAGGTCGGTCCCGAACGCCGCGAACGCCGGTGCGCTCCAGTACAGGATGCAGATGAAGAACAGCCCCCAGACGGTCGACCAGCGGGCCGTCCGCTCGCTCTCGACCGTGTAGAACCGCACCAGCACGTGGGGGAGCCCGCAGGTCCCGACGATCAGCGAGAACGTGGTCGCGACCCACAAGTAGTAACTCGAGGTGGCGAACGGTTCGGAGAACTCGCTGCCGAGGTCGTCGATCAGCATGCCGTACTCGAGCTGTGGCAGCACCGTCGAGTAACCGTTCACGTACCCGACGACGAACAGGCCGGCCACGAACGCCACGATGAGGATGACGTACTGGACCGCCTGGTTCTTCGTCGCACCCAGCATTCCGGACAGCGTCAGGTAGCCGACGGTGATCGTCATCATGGCGACGACCATCACCTGATAGCCGTCGAGGCCGGGGATGAGGCCGCCGTAGTCGCCGAAGACGTACAGCCCGACGAGCGCCATGCCTTTCGCCTGCCCGATGGCGTAGACGAACCCGATGAGGAACGTCGTCACCGCTGCGATGGCGCGTGCGCCGTCGGAGTTGAAGCGGTCGCCGACGAAGTCCGGCGCCGTGTACTTCCCGAACCGGCGGAGCTGGGCGGCCATGAAGATGAGCAGGATGAAGTAGCCCGTCGTCCAGCCGACGACGAACACCAGCCCGTAGAAGCCGGCCAGCGCGATGGAGGCCGCCATTCCGAGGTAGGAGGCCGCGGACATCCAGTTGGCACCGATCGCCATCCCGTTCTCGAGGTTTCCGATGGAACGGCCGGCGACCCACATGTTCTCGGTGTCGGCGACGCGGAAGACGACCCCGATGGCGAGGAACAGCCCCAGCATCCCGAGGACGAGGATGGACGGCACCAGCTTGAACGAGATATCCAGCGACTCGGGGAGGAGGCTCTCCTGCAGCGGAACGACCGGGAGCCCCGTCATTCGTCGACCCCCCCGTCAGCGGCCGCGGCCTCACCGCCGTGCCCCGTCTCTCCGACGGCTGCGTGATCGATACCGTACTTCTCGTCGAGCGCGTCGCGCTTGCGCGAGTACCAGAACGAGAGGATCAGCGCGCTGGTCGGCGCGCCGAACGCCACCAGGAAGTAGTGGAGCGGGAAGCCAAGAACCGGCATCTGGGTCGTCATCGTGTCGGTCGCCAGGTACGTCATCGTCACCGGGCCCCATACGGCGATGACCCAGATGACGAAGCCCGTCCAGACGATGCGCAGGTGATCGCGCATGAACGGGGTGCTCGGATTCAGCAGGTTCACTTCCGAGCTGAGGTAGTCGGTGTTTCGGTGGGCCTGGCCCGCCTTGCTGGCGACGCCACCGTCAGTCGCGGTCCGTTCGTCGGTCGAGTCGTGAGTGTTATTATCTGGCATATGTGTGCGTAGCGTGTGTCTCAGTCGTGTTTGTGTCGAAAACAATGGGTGTCGGTCAGTCGCTCGTTACCTGGTCTGCGATGTCGTCGACGACCTCGGGGTTGCGAAGCGTCGAGGTGTTGCCGAGTTCGTTCCCGCTCGCGATGTCCTCGAGCAGGCGTCGCATGATCTTGCCCGAGCGCGTCTTGGGCAGTTCCGGCGTGAAGATGATCTCCTCGGGCTTGGCGATCGGCCCGATCGAGTCGAGGACGGCCTCCATGGCCTCCTCCTCGAGTTCGTCTTCCCGGTCTTCGTAGCCGTCTTCGGGGATGGCGTAGACGTAGACCGCCTCGCCTTTGACCTCGTGGTCGCCGCCGACGACGGCGGCTTCGGCGATCCCTTCCACGCCGACCACGGCCGACTCGATCTCCATGGTCCCCAGCCGGTGGCCGGAGACGTTGATCACGTCGTCGACGCGGCCGAGGATGGTGATGTAGCCGTCCTCGTCGATCTTCGCGCCGTCCTCGGGGAAGTAGACCCACTCGTCGGCGTCCTCGTCGGAGTACTCCTGCCAGTACTCCGAGATGAACCGCTCGTCGTTGTTGTACAGCGTGCGGAGCATCCCGGGCCACGGGTTGTTGACCGTGACGTAGCCGGCCTTGCCGGCATCGACCTCCTCACCCTGTGCGTCGACGACGCGGGCGTCGACGCCCGGCAGCGGCGGGCCGGCGGAGCCGGGTTTCATCGTGTTGATTCCCGGCAGCGTCGTGATCATCATGCCTCCGGTCTCGGTCTGCCACCAGGTGTCGACGATGGGGCACTCCTCGTCGCCGATGTGCTTGTAGTACCACTTCCACGCACGCGGGTTGATCGGCTCCCCGACGGTGCCGAGCAGCCGCAGCGAGGACAGGTCGTGGTTTTCCGTGTACTCCGAACCCCACTTCATGAACGCCCGGATGGCCGTCGGCGCGGTGTAGAAGATGTCGACCTCGTTCTTCTCGACGATCTCCCAGAGCCGGTCCTTGTCGGGGTAATCAGGCGTCCCCTCGTACATCACGCTCGTCGTGCCCAGCGCGAGCGGGCCGTAGACGATGTAGGAGTGGCCGGTGATCCAGCCGATGTCGGCCGAACACCAGTAGGTGTCGTCGGCCTCGATGTCCAGCACGGCGCGGCTCGTCCAGGCGGTGTACGCGAGGTAGCCGCCGGTGGTGTGCTTGACCCCCTTCGGCTGGCCGGTCGTCCCCGACGTGTACATCAGGAACAGCATGTCCTCGGCGTCCCGCGAGACCGGCTCGACCGTCGACCCCTCGTGGTCGGCGACCAGCTCGTCGTAGTCGTGCTGGTTGTCCGCGAGCTCGTGGTCCAGGTCGTCGCCCAGTCGGTCGACGACCACGACGTCGGAGACCTCGTGCTCGACGCCCTCGAGGCCCTCGTTGGTCTTCGAGATGTGATCGAGCGCGTCGCCGCGCCGGTAGTAGCCGTCGCAGGTGACGAGGTACTCGCTGTCGGCCGAGTTCATTCGGGTCGCCAGCGCGTCGGCCGAGAAGCCGGCGAAGACCACGCTGTGGGGTGCGCCGATGCGGGCACACGCCAGCATGGCGATCGGCAGCTCCGGAACCATCGGCATGTACAGCGTGACGACGTCGTCCTCCTCGA
The Natrinema salaciae genome window above contains:
- the acs gene encoding acetate--CoA ligase, with amino-acid sequence MSQEDANLEARLEEQEAFEPPESFVEQANVTDPGIYEEFEENWPACWERAADLLSWDEEYDTVLEDGDAPFYEWFTGGELNASYNCLDRHVEEGRGDSVALEWEGELGETRTYTYDELLDEVEDFAATLRDLGVEEDDVVTLYMPMVPELPIAMLACARIGAPHSVVFAGFSADALATRMNSADSEYLVTCDGYYRRGDALDHISKTNEGLEGVEHEVSDVVVVDRLGDDLDHELADNQHDYDELVADHEGSTVEPVSRDAEDMLFLMYTSGTTGQPKGVKHTTGGYLAYTAWTSRAVLDIEADDTYWCSADIGWITGHSYIVYGPLALGTTSVMYEGTPDYPDKDRLWEIVEKNEVDIFYTAPTAIRAFMKWGSEYTENHDLSSLRLLGTVGEPINPRAWKWYYKHIGDEECPIVDTWWQTETGGMMITTLPGINTMKPGSAGPPLPGVDARVVDAQGEEVDAGKAGYVTVNNPWPGMLRTLYNNDERFISEYWQEYSDEDADEWVYFPEDGAKIDEDGYITILGRVDDVINVSGHRLGTMEIESAVVGVEGIAEAAVVGGDHEVKGEAVYVYAIPEDGYEDREDELEEEAMEAVLDSIGPIAKPEEIIFTPELPKTRSGKIMRRLLEDIASGNELGNTSTLRNPEVVDDIADQVTSD
- a CDS encoding DUF4212 domain-containing protein, which produces MPDNNTHDSTDERTATDGGVASKAGQAHRNTDYLSSEVNLLNPSTPFMRDHLRIVWTGFVIWVIAVWGPVTMTYLATDTMTTQMPVLGFPLHYFLVAFGAPTSALILSFWYSRKRDALDEKYGIDHAAVGETGHGGEAAAADGGVDE
- a CDS encoding sodium:solute symporter family transporter, producing the protein MTGLPVVPLQESLLPESLDISFKLVPSILVLGMLGLFLAIGVVFRVADTENMWVAGRSIGNLENGMAIGANWMSAASYLGMAASIALAGFYGLVFVVGWTTGYFILLIFMAAQLRRFGKYTAPDFVGDRFNSDGARAIAAVTTFLIGFVYAIGQAKGMALVGLYVFGDYGGLIPGLDGYQVMVVAMMTITVGYLTLSGMLGATKNQAVQYVILIVAFVAGLFVVGYVNGYSTVLPQLEYGMLIDDLGSEFSEPFATSSYYLWVATTFSLIVGTCGLPHVLVRFYTVESERTARWSTVWGLFFICILYWSAPAFAAFGTDLYSQNVRATYGDPGMASAASEVIVVLAAQLSGLPQWFVGLVAAGGIAAAIATVAGLFIAGSSAISHDIYTNIINEDATQRQQILVGRLSIVALGALTTLAALDPASSIAALVGYAFSLAGSVLFPMFFIGMWWENANRQGALAGMTTGLVLWSIPMINQIVPNYVSSLEAPLSAGLAQWMPAIGSALITLPIVFIVTITVSLLTDEPDMETKRVVRQCHSPEPMRQQQTAEDVVTDGGEPADD
- a CDS encoding universal stress protein yields the protein MYERILIPTDGSETAETAVEHALDLAEQYGAEVHALYVVDTNAMSLSLGGEQLDRIEQGQYGEMDEVRERAERATGYVTDRAAERGIDTVEHVSAGRPHSMIANYVDDNGIDLVVMGSHGRSGVRRALLGSVTERTLRSTRAPVLVIDED
- a CDS encoding tRNA (cytidine(56)-2'-O)-methyltransferase, which codes for MHDDPAVAVLRLGHRPGRDDRMTTHVGLTARALGADRVLFPDNAGQSLETVTDITERFGGPFEAELTDSPQGIINNWEGRVVHLTMYGERVQDVESDIRAAHAGEGDPLLIVVGSEKVPFDVYEAADWNVGVTNQPHSEVAGLAVFLDRLFEGRELEREWADADRRVVPTETGKRVESADTGERDERSADE
- a CDS encoding cupin domain-containing protein encodes the protein MEKVNESAVDWREYDREETAFRRKELSNAVDASAIGCSLYELPPGKRSWPYHYHTANEEAIYVLAGDGQLQTDDGLEPLTAGDYVTLPADERGGHRIVNDGEEPLRYLAVSTMNEPDVTVYPEMDKFGVFVGSPPGGRDERPLEGYYRIDDETEYWDE